In one window of candidate division WOR-3 bacterium DNA:
- a CDS encoding acyl-CoA dehydratase activase, giving the protein MAKTAGIDIGSRTIKVALLQGKNLLHYQIFDTGIDPLGKAKEILQSLSFDHIVATGYGRHLLRQELNCPVITEIKAYALGTNFLFPNCRTVIDIGGQDSKVIRIEGGKVLDFVMNDRCAAGTGKFLEVMAQTLGYAVEEFWQVALKAKNPLTINAMCTVFAESEVVSLIAQGEKVENIALGLHQAVVNRIFALLGNIGFEEEIIFAGGVAKNLCIVSLLKKKLGKEILIPQEPQIVGAIGAALSISSNREEGIN; this is encoded by the coding sequence GTGGCAAAGACTGCCGGGATTGATATCGGCTCCCGCACGATAAAGGTTGCTCTCCTTCAAGGCAAAAACCTTCTTCATTATCAAATCTTTGACACTGGTATTGACCCATTAGGAAAAGCAAAGGAAATTCTCCAATCCCTTTCCTTTGACCACATCGTGGCTACTGGTTACGGAAGACATCTTCTCCGGCAGGAACTAAATTGTCCGGTAATTACCGAAATTAAAGCCTATGCCTTAGGCACTAATTTTCTCTTCCCGAACTGCCGGACGGTCATTGATATTGGTGGTCAGGATAGTAAGGTGATCAGAATTGAAGGGGGTAAGGTCTTAGATTTTGTGATGAACGACCGTTGTGCGGCGGGCACGGGAAAGTTCTTAGAGGTGATGGCTCAAACCTTAGGTTATGCCGTTGAAGAATTCTGGCAAGTAGCCTTAAAAGCAAAAAACCCTTTAACCATCAACGCTATGTGTACCGTCTTTGCGGAATCGGAAGTGGTCTCGCTCATCGCCCAGGGCGAAAAAGTAGAGAATATCGCCTTGGGACTTCATCAGGCGGTTGTCAACCGAATCTTTGCTCTGCTGGGGAATATCGGTTTTGAAGAGGAGATTATTTTTGCTGGTGGGGTAGCCAAGAATCTCTGTATCGTTTCCCTCCTCAAAAAGAAATTAGGCAAGGAGATATTGATACCGCAAGAACCTCAAATTGTGGGTGCCATCGGTGCCGCTTTGAGTATCTCTTCAAATAGAGAAGAAGGAATAAACTAA
- a CDS encoding response regulator, with amino-acid sequence MRENKGVIFVVEDDEDIRKVVAFNLQEAGYDVYQFEKGEELLPFLYRKLPDLFIIDIILPGIDGLELTKELRYRSETKQIPIIILTCRGEETDRILGLELGADDYITKPFSLRELIARVKVLLRRHREVREEKIWQSGDIILEPESFTVKLKGKEINLSSTEFKILRLLLENEGKVLSREKIINETYGYDKPINDRTIDVHIRNIRKKLNKEGKRIEAVRGVGYKLRLHS; translated from the coding sequence TTGAGAGAGAATAAAGGGGTAATCTTTGTGGTGGAGGATGATGAGGATATCAGAAAGGTTGTCGCCTTTAATCTTCAAGAAGCAGGTTATGATGTCTATCAGTTTGAAAAAGGAGAAGAGTTACTCCCCTTTCTCTATCGGAAACTGCCCGACCTTTTTATTATTGATATCATCCTGCCGGGGATTGATGGTTTGGAGTTAACAAAAGAATTAAGGTATCGGTCAGAAACAAAGCAAATTCCGATAATTATTCTTACTTGTAGAGGAGAGGAGACGGATCGCATTTTAGGTTTGGAATTGGGCGCGGATGATTATATCACAAAACCCTTCTCTTTAAGAGAACTAATCGCTCGGGTTAAGGTACTTCTCCGCCGGCATCGGGAAGTTCGGGAAGAGAAGATTTGGCAAAGTGGCGATATAATCTTAGAGCCGGAATCTTTCACCGTGAAATTGAAAGGAAAAGAGATAAATCTTTCCAGTACGGAATTTAAGATTTTGCGGCTCCTTTTAGAAAATGAGGGGAAGGTTTTATCCCGGGAGAAGATAATTAATGAAACCTACGGCTACGATAAGCCGATAAATGATCGGACAATTGATGTTCATATTAGAAATATCCGAAAAAAGTTAAATAAAGAAGGGAAGAGGATTGAAGCGGTAAGAGGTGTGGGCTACAAGTTGCGTCTTCACTCATGA
- a CDS encoding ATP-binding protein: MTRKEAFFFLALATSLLFFFLFLIWYFINQQRVKVTFREEIISQALIIRDNLNIMETRVAREDLLQSIINQWQSKDLKVNLIAQPIGELKFEMKKFPPDRRRWGAVTVPLSLRNFSGQLEVARPFTFKSPSLFPYLIIFLFLNGVLTFLFFYFSGRRAREFLFALHGEKEKWQRFLNAQEEIGEIARIVWEKERKNEEIVEKLKEKEQNFQFLISLIEDPCFVLDEKRSVIYANAGFYKLCGVDESSLLSRSAFSLFLKRGDIERFLDQVYQKGEVKDFEFEWNGDFYSARAKIFSSEKKGIRAVCVLNKITEKKRWEKMKQELVAAIGHEIKTPLTAIRGAVETLRMKIRGKSQEFLSVIANHTERLTNTANNLLTLSYIEEIEKGVPGLNISEVNLKKILKNIFTLFSLEIKKKKLKAKLILPKEDLIIKGDPYFLELAFINLLENAINYTDKGRIEIKLTRGLDYAEVAFSDTGIGIPAEDLDKIFERFYVVDKSRSRKTGGSGLGLAIVKHIVNLHQGKIEVKSELGKGSTFTVFLPRA, translated from the coding sequence ATGACACGGAAGGAGGCTTTCTTTTTTTTGGCTTTAGCCACTTCTCTCCTTTTCTTTTTTTTATTTCTTATTTGGTATTTTATTAATCAGCAAAGGGTAAAAGTTACTTTTCGGGAAGAGATTATCTCTCAGGCTCTAATTATCCGGGATAACTTAAATATTATGGAGACCCGGGTTGCGCGAGAAGATCTCCTCCAAAGTATCATAAATCAATGGCAGAGTAAGGACCTAAAAGTTAATCTGATTGCGCAACCAATTGGTGAACTAAAATTTGAGATGAAGAAATTCCCTCCAGACCGAAGGCGGTGGGGAGCGGTAACCGTCCCCTTATCCTTAAGAAATTTCTCTGGCCAGTTAGAAGTGGCTCGTCCTTTTACCTTCAAAAGTCCTTCTCTTTTTCCCTATTTGATTATCTTTCTCTTTCTCAACGGTGTCCTCACTTTTCTCTTTTTTTACTTTTCCGGAAGGAGAGCAAGGGAATTTCTCTTCGCCCTCCATGGAGAAAAGGAAAAGTGGCAGAGGTTCCTTAATGCCCAAGAAGAGATTGGGGAGATTGCTCGGATCGTCTGGGAGAAAGAGAGAAAGAATGAGGAGATAGTTGAGAAACTGAAGGAAAAAGAGCAGAATTTCCAATTTCTCATTTCTCTCATTGAGGACCCCTGTTTTGTCCTTGATGAAAAGCGTTCGGTCATCTACGCCAACGCGGGTTTTTATAAATTATGCGGCGTTGATGAGTCTTCCCTCCTTTCCCGTTCCGCCTTTTCTCTCTTCTTAAAACGGGGAGACATAGAAAGGTTCCTTGATCAAGTATACCAAAAGGGAGAAGTGAAAGATTTTGAGTTTGAGTGGAATGGTGATTTCTATTCGGCGCGGGCTAAGATTTTCTCTTCGGAAAAGAAAGGAATAAGGGCAGTTTGCGTTCTTAATAAGATTACAGAAAAGAAGCGATGGGAGAAGATGAAGCAAGAATTGGTGGCGGCGATTGGCCATGAGATAAAAACTCCTCTTACCGCCATTCGGGGAGCGGTTGAGACTTTGCGGATGAAAATTAGGGGGAAAAGCCAAGAATTTTTATCGGTGATCGCCAATCATACCGAAAGACTCACCAATACCGCCAATAATCTTTTGACTCTCTCCTATATAGAGGAGATAGAGAAAGGAGTGCCGGGTTTAAATATTAGTGAGGTCAATTTGAAAAAGATATTGAAAAATATCTTTACTCTTTTCTCTTTGGAAATTAAAAAGAAAAAGTTGAAAGCGAAGTTAATTTTGCCAAAAGAAGATTTAATAATAAAAGGTGACCCTTACTTTTTGGAATTGGCTTTCATTAATCTTTTAGAAAATGCGATAAATTATACGGATAAGGGGAGAATAGAGATTAAGTTGACCAGAGGTTTGGACTATGCGGAAGTGGCATTTTCCGATACGGGAATCGGTATCCCGGCGGAGGATTTGGATAAAATCTTTGAGCGTTTTTATGTTGTGGATAAATCCCGTTCCCGCAAGACTGGGGGGAGTGGGCTGGGATTGGCGATTGTCAAACACATTGTAAATCTCCATCAGGGAAAGATTGAAGTAAAGAGTGAATTGGGAAAGGGTTCAACCTTTACCGTATTTTTACCCCGGGCTTAG
- the rplF gene encoding 50S ribosomal protein L6, whose amino-acid sequence MAQRYKPIPIPEKVKVNKIDEEIEVSGPLGSLKLKINPNVTVDLVDQKIQVTGKTEKAKPFVGLMRSLLNNMIIGVTQGFQKTLELRGMGYRVQKTKEGIQIFCGFTHPVDFIPPPGITIDTATVPNPDDPKTQITEIIIKGCDKQLVGQVAAQIRDIKPPDAYLGKGIRYKGEIVRKKPGKRAVAEK is encoded by the coding sequence ATGGCACAGAGATATAAACCAATTCCGATACCGGAAAAGGTTAAGGTGAATAAGATAGATGAAGAGATAGAGGTCTCGGGTCCCTTAGGAAGTCTAAAGTTAAAAATTAATCCCAATGTGACGGTGGATTTGGTAGACCAGAAGATTCAGGTGACCGGGAAAACCGAAAAGGCAAAACCTTTTGTCGGCTTGATGCGGAGTTTACTCAATAATATGATTATCGGTGTGACCCAAGGTTTCCAAAAGACTCTGGAATTGAGAGGAATGGGCTATCGGGTCCAAAAAACTAAAGAAGGGATCCAAATTTTCTGCGGTTTTACTCACCCTGTAGATTTTATCCCTCCCCCAGGAATCACGATTGATACTGCCACTGTTCCTAATCCCGATGACCCAAAGACGCAAATTACCGAAATTATTATTAAGGGTTGTGATAAGCAACTCGTAGGCCAGGTGGCAGCCCAGATTCGTGATATTAAACCACCGGATGCCTATTTGGGTAAAGGAATTAGATATAAGGGGGAAATAGTTCGGAAAAAACCAGGTAAGAGGGCAGTAGCGGAGAAGTAG